The Alphaproteobacteria bacterium genome contains a region encoding:
- a CDS encoding substrate-binding domain-containing protein, whose product MRSALLALLVAILSTGAATAADIRVMISAGFFQVYSQLGPAFEKSTGHKLVTTRGPSVGDSPEAIPTRLTRGEDADVVIMDGAGVDILDQRGLSRPSSRIPLAESFIGMVVRAGQPKPDISTVEALRKALLAAKSIASSDSSSGTYLSTVGFKKLGIAEEIAGKTRKVRGPPSGEPVAAVVARGEAEVGFQQVAELIHVPGIDFVGTVPSEIQPPTYFVGALPKNSQHPDAATALLRFLSSADAASVITKAGLKPLAAR is encoded by the coding sequence ATGAGATCGGCGCTCCTCGCTTTGCTGGTGGCTATTCTTTCAACCGGCGCCGCCACCGCCGCCGACATCCGCGTGATGATCTCCGCCGGCTTCTTTCAGGTGTATTCGCAGCTTGGCCCCGCGTTCGAAAAATCGACCGGCCACAAGCTCGTCACCACGCGCGGGCCCTCGGTCGGCGATTCACCGGAGGCGATCCCGACGCGCCTGACGCGCGGTGAGGACGCCGACGTCGTGATCATGGACGGGGCCGGCGTCGATATTCTCGATCAGCGCGGCCTCTCCCGCCCGAGCAGCCGTATACCGCTCGCAGAGTCCTTCATCGGCATGGTGGTGCGCGCAGGCCAGCCGAAGCCGGACATCAGCACGGTCGAGGCGCTGCGCAAGGCGCTGCTCGCGGCGAAGTCGATCGCCTCTTCGGACAGTTCGAGCGGCACCTATCTGTCGACCGTCGGATTCAAGAAGCTCGGCATTGCCGAGGAGATCGCCGGCAAGACGCGCAAGGTGCGCGGACCGCCCTCGGGTGAGCCGGTGGCCGCCGTCGTCGCCCGCGGCGAGGCGGAGGTCGGCTTCCAGCAGGTCGCCGAGCTGATCCATGTGCCGGGCATCGATTTCGTCGGCACGGTGCCGTCCGAGATTCAGCCGCCGACCTACTTCGTCGGCGCGCTGCCGAAGAATTCGCAGCACCCGGATGCCGCGACCGCGCTGCTGCGCTTCCTGTCGTCGGCGGACGCGGCGAGCGTCATCACGAAGGCCGGGCTGAAGCCGCTTGCAGCGCGATAG
- the mepA gene encoding penicillin-insensitive murein endopeptidase has translation MTARALLFLLALFAAAPAGAQDKGTVDPKPLPPLAHPDDPKNPAKELFARRTKPTDMQARSIGFYAHGCLAGGVALPINGKTWQVMRLSRNRNWGHPELIAFLERLANKVPKISNWSGLLVGDMSQPRGGPMLTGHASHQVGLDADIWLTPMPKNQLSREEREEMSATMVVAESRTDVDPKVWTHGHFAVIKAAAEDPKVQRVFVNAAIKKALCREAGKDRAFLHKVRPWWGHDYHFHVRMVCQADSPECKAQDPAGEAEGCGKDLDWWFRDSVIHPEPPKEPVKPRPPLTMADLPAACKQVLLAP, from the coding sequence ATGACCGCACGCGCGCTCCTCTTTCTTCTGGCGTTGTTCGCGGCCGCGCCCGCCGGCGCGCAGGACAAAGGCACGGTCGATCCGAAGCCGCTGCCTCCCCTCGCCCATCCGGACGATCCGAAGAATCCCGCCAAGGAGCTGTTCGCGCGGCGGACAAAGCCCACCGACATGCAGGCGCGCTCGATCGGCTTTTATGCGCACGGCTGCCTCGCCGGCGGTGTCGCGCTGCCGATCAACGGGAAGACCTGGCAGGTGATGCGGCTCTCGCGCAACCGCAACTGGGGCCATCCCGAGCTCATCGCGTTTCTCGAGCGGCTAGCCAACAAGGTGCCGAAAATCTCGAACTGGTCCGGCCTCCTGGTCGGCGACATGTCGCAGCCACGCGGCGGGCCGATGCTCACCGGGCACGCGAGCCATCAGGTCGGTCTCGATGCCGATATCTGGCTCACACCGATGCCGAAGAACCAGCTCTCGCGCGAGGAGCGCGAGGAGATGTCCGCCACCATGGTGGTGGCGGAGAGCCGCACCGACGTCGACCCGAAGGTGTGGACGCACGGCCATTTCGCTGTGATCAAGGCGGCCGCCGAGGACCCCAAGGTCCAGCGCGTGTTCGTCAACGCCGCGATCAAGAAGGCGCTGTGCCGCGAGGCCGGCAAGGATCGCGCCTTCCTGCACAAGGTGCGGCCGTGGTGGGGCCACGACTACCACTTCCATGTACGCATGGTCTGCCAGGCGGACAGCCCCGAATGCAAAGCGCAGGACCCCGCGGGCGAGGCGGAAGGCTGCGGCAAGGACCTCGACTGGTGGTTCCGCGACTCGGTGATCCATCCCGAGCCGCCGAAGGAGCCGGTAAAGCCGCGCCCGCCGCTCACGATGGCGGACCTGCCGGCCGCGTGTAAGCAGGTGCTGCTGGCGCCATGA
- a CDS encoding DUF2283 domain-containing protein: MMDVTYDPEADAVYLTIGRGKVDHTEEAGPFIYDVDAEGRVLGIEVLAASKTLAPGAWQNARRPGQARVDAAE; this comes from the coding sequence ATGATGGATGTGACCTACGATCCAGAGGCCGATGCCGTCTATCTCACTATCGGCCGCGGCAAGGTCGATCACACCGAAGAAGCCGGGCCGTTCATCTATGACGTGGATGCGGAAGGCCGCGTCCTCGGGATCGAAGTCCTGGCCGCGAGCAAAACACTTGCGCCAGGCGCCTGGCAGAATGCTCGGCGACCAGGCCAAGCCCGTGTCGACGCTGCGGAGTAG
- a CDS encoding sulfite exporter TauE/SafE family protein: protein MLIDYILIGLIGFVAQLVDGALGMAFGVISTTAMLSMGLPPAQASALVHTAEIFTTAGSAASHIWHRNVDWRLVSRLGVAGVLGAVLGAWILSNLDAGVVRPFISAYLLVVGGFILFKAWRGVPARDAPAPWVPPIGFVAGFLDASGGGGWGPVATTTLIGSGHAPRMTVGSVNTTEFFVTIAAATTFFIELGASPWRELLALIIGGLLAAPLGGWAVQRIQARTLMVAVGCLVIALSAWQIARAMKLV from the coding sequence GTGCTGATCGACTACATCCTGATTGGGCTGATTGGTTTTGTGGCGCAACTCGTCGATGGCGCGCTCGGCATGGCGTTCGGCGTGATCTCGACCACCGCCATGCTGTCGATGGGACTGCCGCCCGCGCAGGCGAGCGCCTTGGTGCACACGGCCGAGATCTTCACCACAGCCGGCTCCGCCGCCTCGCACATCTGGCATCGCAACGTCGACTGGCGGCTGGTCTCGCGGCTCGGCGTTGCCGGCGTGCTCGGTGCGGTGCTCGGCGCCTGGATCCTCTCCAACCTCGATGCCGGCGTGGTGCGGCCTTTCATCTCGGCCTACCTGCTCGTGGTCGGCGGGTTCATCCTGTTCAAGGCCTGGCGCGGCGTACCGGCGCGCGATGCCCCGGCGCCGTGGGTTCCGCCGATCGGATTTGTGGCCGGCTTCCTCGATGCGAGCGGCGGGGGCGGCTGGGGACCGGTCGCGACCACGACGCTGATCGGCTCGGGTCACGCGCCACGCATGACCGTCGGCTCGGTCAACACCACCGAGTTCTTCGTCACCATCGCCGCCGCCACGACTTTCTTCATCGAGCTCGGCGCTTCCCCGTGGCGCGAGCTGCTCGCGTTGATCATCGGGGGGCTGCTTGCCGCGCCGCTCGGCGGCTGGGCCGTGCAGCGCATTCAGGCACGGACCCTGATGGTCGCGGTCGGCTGCCTGGTGATCGCGCTTTCGGCCTGGCAGATCGCGCGGGCGATGAAGCTCGTTTGA
- a CDS encoding transketolase produces the protein MANASRKPIDNAELRILGELEKKVLWLSSWTIHHANHVRESTDGLKVGGHQASSASLAAIMTALYFHALRPQDRVAVKPHASPNFHAIQYLLGKQTREKLEAFRGYKGAQSYPSRTKDTDDVDFSTGSVGLGVAQTLFSSLVQDYVRAHFKSDNPEGRFIALVGDAEMDEGNIFEAMLEGWKQGLRNCWWVIDYNRQSLDAVIREGLWARYEALFKAFGWDVVIVKHGELQEAAFKEPGGEALRTWINNCPNQLYSALTFQGGAAWRKRLMNDLGDQGAVSKLLDKRSDEELARLMGNLGGHDLPSLIEAFDAAAKHDRPTCFICYTIKGSGLALAGHKDNHAGMMTPAQMDQLREKMGIRAGHEWDKFEGLATPERELQAFLDRVPFATKAPRRYVAPHVDVPSELSISIQPTMSTQFGFGALLNELGRGDSDFVKRIVTTSPDVTVSTNLGPWVNRRNLFAREKMADTFKSERIASTFNWEFAPTGQHIELGIAENNLFIALSALGLSHSINGERLFPIGTLYDPFIARGLDALNYACYQEARFILVATPSGITLAGEGGAHQSIGTPLIGMAQDGLAAFEPAYVDELAAIMAWSFDYIQKDGEGAPSERNWLRDETGGSVYLRLSTRPIEQIKRTVTPELRQAIIDGAYWMRKPGPNCQVVVAYAGAVAPEAIEAVGLMGEDRRDVGLLAVTSADRLNAGWTAAQRARERGLIHARSHIERLMADLAPHCGIVTVCDAHPAALGWLGAIHGHRTRALGVEHFGQTGSIPELYRHYGIDTNAIVAAAEAIAPGRPIRYLKALP, from the coding sequence ATGGCGAACGCCTCCCGCAAACCGATCGATAACGCAGAGCTGCGCATTCTCGGCGAACTTGAGAAAAAAGTTCTCTGGCTGTCGAGCTGGACGATCCATCACGCCAATCATGTTCGCGAAAGCACGGACGGGCTGAAGGTCGGCGGCCATCAAGCCTCCTCCGCATCGCTCGCCGCCATCATGACGGCGCTCTATTTCCACGCGCTGCGGCCGCAGGATCGCGTCGCCGTGAAACCACACGCGTCGCCGAACTTCCATGCGATCCAGTACCTCCTCGGCAAGCAGACGCGCGAGAAGCTCGAGGCCTTCCGCGGCTACAAGGGCGCGCAGAGCTACCCCTCGCGCACCAAGGATACCGACGATGTCGACTTCTCGACCGGCTCGGTCGGCCTCGGCGTCGCGCAAACACTGTTCTCCTCGCTGGTGCAGGACTACGTGCGCGCACATTTCAAATCGGACAATCCCGAGGGGCGCTTCATCGCGCTGGTCGGCGACGCCGAGATGGACGAGGGCAATATCTTCGAGGCGATGCTCGAAGGCTGGAAGCAGGGTCTGCGCAATTGCTGGTGGGTGATCGACTACAATCGCCAGAGCCTCGACGCGGTAATCCGCGAGGGCCTGTGGGCGCGCTACGAGGCGCTGTTCAAGGCGTTCGGCTGGGACGTCGTCATCGTCAAGCACGGCGAGTTGCAGGAGGCCGCATTCAAGGAGCCGGGCGGCGAGGCGCTGCGCACCTGGATCAACAACTGCCCGAACCAGCTCTACTCGGCGCTCACGTTCCAGGGCGGCGCCGCGTGGCGCAAGCGGCTGATGAACGATCTTGGCGATCAGGGCGCAGTATCGAAGTTACTCGACAAGCGCTCCGACGAAGAACTCGCGCGGCTGATGGGCAATCTCGGCGGGCACGACCTGCCCTCGCTGATCGAGGCATTCGATGCCGCGGCGAAGCACGACCGGCCGACCTGCTTCATCTGCTACACCATCAAGGGCTCCGGCCTCGCGCTCGCCGGCCACAAGGACAATCACGCCGGCATGATGACGCCGGCGCAAATGGACCAGCTGCGCGAAAAGATGGGCATCCGCGCAGGCCACGAGTGGGACAAGTTCGAGGGGCTCGCGACGCCCGAGCGTGAACTGCAGGCCTTTCTCGATCGCGTGCCGTTCGCCACCAAGGCGCCGCGCCGCTATGTCGCGCCCCACGTCGACGTCCCGAGCGAACTGTCGATCTCGATCCAGCCCACGATGTCGACGCAATTCGGATTCGGCGCGTTGCTCAATGAGCTCGGCCGCGGCGATTCGGATTTCGTCAAACGCATCGTCACGACGTCGCCGGACGTCACAGTCTCGACCAATCTCGGCCCGTGGGTGAACCGGCGCAACCTGTTCGCGCGCGAGAAGATGGCCGACACGTTCAAGAGCGAACGCATCGCCTCGACCTTCAACTGGGAGTTCGCGCCAACCGGTCAGCACATCGAGCTCGGCATCGCTGAGAACAACCTGTTCATCGCACTCTCGGCGCTCGGGCTGTCGCACTCGATCAACGGCGAGCGGCTGTTCCCGATCGGCACGCTCTACGATCCGTTCATCGCGCGCGGCCTCGACGCGCTGAACTACGCCTGTTACCAGGAGGCGCGCTTCATTCTGGTCGCGACGCCCTCAGGGATCACGCTCGCGGGCGAAGGCGGCGCGCATCAGTCGATCGGTACGCCGCTGATCGGCATGGCGCAAGACGGGCTTGCGGCGTTCGAGCCAGCCTATGTGGACGAACTTGCCGCCATCATGGCGTGGTCGTTCGACTACATCCAGAAGGACGGCGAGGGTGCGCCATCCGAGCGCAACTGGCTGCGCGACGAGACCGGCGGCTCGGTTTATCTCAGGCTCTCCACGCGCCCGATCGAGCAGATCAAGCGCACCGTCACGCCCGAACTGCGGCAGGCGATCATCGACGGCGCCTACTGGATGCGCAAACCCGGGCCGAACTGCCAGGTGGTCGTCGCCTACGCGGGCGCGGTCGCGCCCGAAGCCATCGAGGCCGTCGGCCTGATGGGCGAGGACCGGCGTGACGTCGGGCTGCTGGCGGTTACCTCGGCCGACCGGCTCAATGCCGGCTGGACCGCCGCGCAGCGCGCGCGCGAAAGAGGCCTCATCCATGCGCGCTCGCACATCGAGCGGTTGATGGCGGACTTAGCCCCACACTGCGGCATCGTCACCGTGTGCGATGCGCATCCCGCGGCGCTCGGCTGGCTTGGCGCGATCCATGGCCACCGCACCCGAGCGCTCGGCGTCGAGCACTTCGGACAAACCGGCTCGATCCCGGAGCTCTACCGCCACTATGGCATCGATACGAATGCGATCGTTGCGGCCGCGGAAGCGATCGCGCCCGGGCGGCCGATCCGTTATCTCAAGGCGCTGCCCTGA
- a CDS encoding serine hydrolase domain-containing protein, with amino-acid sequence MLIRATLAAATATLLSFPLHAQTVSNMNTLANAAASAAQNGDPLPRGKAEDVGMSSERLGEIARVINADIEQGRLPGAVIAVARRGKLVYYEAFGFRDKAAGVAMTKDTIFNIASMTKPMVALAALQLQERGKLLVDDPLSKYFPQFAKMEVAELNESGDAITGKVPAKQPITLRHLMMHTSGLIYGGRGNTAVHKLYPGGSGVAGTTMDGAQFMDALAKLPLLNHPGAVWDYGFGLDLLGQVVERVSGQKLGQYFEANIFKPLGMNDTGFFIPPEKAARYAKALDKDPDTGQAQTIAPVLTQPLKFECGGGCLSSTVSDYMRFALALLNKGAYGETRILGRKTAEYMLTNQMGPDVKSLIANADPTREGYGFGLGLSVRTEAGRGRVMGSVGDFSWPGASGTNWWADPKEELAVVFMAHSPGPIRWHYRQVINALVYQSIVD; translated from the coding sequence ATGCTCATCCGCGCCACACTCGCGGCAGCGACCGCGACGCTTCTGTCTTTTCCGCTCCACGCTCAAACGGTGTCGAACATGAACACGCTCGCGAATGCCGCAGCCTCTGCGGCGCAGAATGGCGATCCGCTGCCGCGCGGCAAGGCCGAAGACGTCGGCATGTCGTCCGAGCGGCTCGGCGAGATCGCCCGCGTCATCAATGCCGACATCGAACAAGGACGCCTGCCCGGCGCCGTGATCGCGGTCGCGCGGCGCGGCAAACTCGTCTACTACGAGGCGTTCGGCTTCCGCGACAAGGCAGCCGGCGTCGCGATGACCAAGGACACGATCTTCAATATCGCGTCCATGACCAAGCCGATGGTCGCGCTCGCGGCACTGCAATTGCAGGAGCGCGGCAAGCTTCTGGTCGACGACCCGCTGTCAAAATATTTCCCGCAGTTCGCCAAAATGGAGGTCGCCGAGCTGAACGAAAGCGGCGACGCGATCACCGGCAAGGTCCCGGCAAAACAGCCGATCACGCTCCGCCACCTGATGATGCACACCTCCGGTCTCATTTACGGCGGGCGCGGCAATACCGCCGTGCACAAACTCTATCCGGGCGGCAGCGGCGTTGCCGGCACGACGATGGACGGCGCGCAGTTTATGGACGCGCTCGCGAAGCTGCCGCTGCTCAATCATCCGGGCGCCGTGTGGGACTACGGTTTCGGGCTCGACCTGCTTGGGCAGGTGGTCGAGAGGGTGTCGGGCCAGAAGCTCGGGCAGTATTTTGAAGCGAACATCTTCAAGCCCCTCGGCATGAACGACACCGGCTTCTTCATCCCGCCCGAGAAGGCGGCGCGTTACGCGAAGGCGCTCGACAAGGATCCCGACACGGGGCAGGCGCAGACCATCGCGCCGGTGCTAACGCAGCCGCTGAAGTTCGAATGCGGCGGCGGGTGCCTGTCGTCGACCGTCTCCGACTACATGCGCTTCGCGCTCGCACTGCTTAACAAGGGCGCCTATGGCGAAACGCGCATCCTCGGCCGCAAGACCGCCGAGTACATGCTGACAAACCAGATGGGGCCGGATGTGAAGAGCCTGATCGCGAATGCCGATCCGACGCGCGAAGGCTACGGCTTCGGGCTCGGCCTGTCGGTGCGCACGGAAGCGGGGCGCGGGCGCGTGATGGGCTCGGTCGGCGATTTCTCGTGGCCGGGCGCGAGCGGCACCAACTGGTGGGCCGACCCGAAGGAGGAGCTTGCGGTGGTGTTCATGGCGCACTCGCCAGGCCCGATCCGCTGGCACTACCGGCAGGTAATCAACGCGCTGGTGTATCAGTCGATCGTGGATTGA
- a CDS encoding PRC-barrel domain-containing protein has product MAAEQRETSSLIGSDKVEGTNVYRSNGDSIGSIERIMIDKQSGKVAYAVMSFGGFLGIGHDHYPVPWSLLTYSTKLGGYEVNISEQQLKGAPSYANDNDWDWEDRKRAQQVYDYYRVPPYWM; this is encoded by the coding sequence ATGGCGGCAGAACAACGCGAAACCTCATCGCTTATCGGCAGCGACAAGGTCGAGGGCACCAATGTCTACCGCTCGAACGGCGACAGCATCGGCTCGATCGAGCGCATCATGATCGACAAGCAGTCCGGCAAAGTCGCCTATGCGGTGATGAGCTTTGGCGGCTTTCTCGGCATCGGGCACGATCATTACCCGGTGCCGTGGTCGCTGCTCACCTACAGCACAAAGCTCGGCGGCTACGAGGTGAATATCTCCGAGCAGCAGCTCAAGGGCGCGCCGAGCTACGCCAACGACAACGACTGGGACTGGGAAGACCGCAAGCGCGCCCAGCAGGTCTACGACTACTACCGCGTGCCGCCGTATTGGATGTAG
- a CDS encoding DUF47 domain-containing protein, producing MLGWFQAIMPKEDKFFDLFEQHAALVVAGAEALRSLLKGGEAVENCRAQILSLENQADEVARQVLTAVRRTFITPFDRTDIQDLIGSLDDAIDQMNKTAKTIALFEVTSFERQMQQMGDDALAAAKLVQRAMPLLRNIGKNAGELNLITEQIVRVEERADELHDDGRKALFLANRANPASGMNFTIGTEVYDHLEKVVDRLEDVANEINALVVDHL from the coding sequence ATGCTCGGCTGGTTCCAGGCGATCATGCCCAAGGAGGACAAGTTCTTTGACCTCTTTGAGCAGCATGCCGCGCTCGTCGTTGCGGGGGCGGAGGCGTTGCGCAGTCTGTTGAAGGGCGGCGAGGCAGTAGAGAATTGCCGCGCGCAAATCCTTTCGCTGGAGAATCAGGCCGACGAGGTTGCCCGCCAGGTGCTGACCGCCGTGCGCCGCACCTTCATCACGCCGTTCGACCGCACCGACATCCAGGACCTGATTGGCTCGCTGGATGACGCGATCGATCAGATGAACAAGACCGCCAAGACGATCGCGCTGTTCGAGGTAACAAGCTTCGAGCGGCAGATGCAGCAGATGGGTGACGACGCGCTCGCCGCCGCAAAACTGGTGCAACGCGCGATGCCGCTCCTGCGCAACATCGGCAAGAATGCGGGCGAGCTCAACCTGATCACCGAGCAGATCGTGCGTGTCGAGGAGCGCGCCGACGAGTTGCACGACGACGGGCGCAAGGCGCTGTTCCTCGCCAACCGGGCCAACCCGGCCAGCGGAATGAACTTCACCATCGGCACCGAGGTCTACGATCACCTCGAGAAAGTCGTCGATCGCCTCGAGGATGTCGCGAACGAGATCAACGCACTCGTTGTCGACCACCTGTAA
- a CDS encoding inorganic phosphate transporter, with translation MDLALSLPVLIGLIVTALAFDFLNGLHDAANSIATIVSTRVLRPRYAVAWAAFFNFIAFLFFGLHVAQTVGVGIVAAEVIDARVIFGALMGAISWNVITWWAGIPSSSSHALIGGLVGAGMTKAGTGAVVWSGLSKTAAAIVLSPMTGFFLALFLVLAVSWILVRALPASVENWFRHLQFVSASLYSLGHGGNDAQKTMGIIAVLLYSQGHTGPEFHVPLWVVLSCQVAMALGTLFGGWRIVHTMGSKITRLTPMQGFCAETGGALTLFGATWLGIPVSTTHTITGAIVGVGAARKVSAVRWNVANNIVVAWIITLPASGIVAAIFYLLSGL, from the coding sequence ATGGACCTCGCCCTCAGCCTGCCGGTCCTGATCGGGCTGATCGTCACCGCCCTCGCGTTCGACTTTCTCAACGGGCTGCACGATGCGGCCAATTCAATTGCGACGATCGTGTCGACCCGCGTGCTGCGCCCCCGCTATGCCGTCGCCTGGGCTGCGTTCTTCAATTTCATCGCGTTCCTGTTCTTCGGCCTGCACGTGGCGCAGACCGTGGGCGTCGGCATCGTGGCCGCGGAGGTGATCGACGCGCGCGTCATCTTCGGCGCGCTGATGGGCGCCATCAGCTGGAACGTGATCACCTGGTGGGCCGGCATCCCGTCGAGCAGCTCGCATGCGCTCATCGGCGGGCTGGTCGGCGCCGGCATGACAAAGGCGGGGACCGGCGCGGTGGTTTGGAGCGGCTTGAGCAAGACTGCGGCGGCAATCGTGCTTTCGCCGATGACCGGATTTTTCCTCGCGCTGTTTCTCGTGCTCGCGGTGTCATGGATCCTGGTTCGCGCGCTGCCGGCCTCGGTCGAGAACTGGTTCCGTCACCTTCAATTCGTTTCCGCCTCGCTCTATTCGCTTGGACATGGAGGCAACGACGCACAGAAAACCATGGGCATCATCGCGGTGCTGCTCTACTCGCAAGGCCACACGGGACCCGAATTCCATGTGCCGTTGTGGGTTGTGTTGAGCTGTCAGGTCGCGATGGCCCTCGGCACTTTGTTCGGCGGCTGGCGCATCGTGCACACCATGGGGTCGAAAATAACGCGGCTCACGCCGATGCAGGGATTTTGCGCCGAGACCGGCGGAGCGCTGACGCTATTCGGCGCAACGTGGCTCGGCATTCCGGTTTCGACCACGCACACGATCACCGGAGCGATCGTGGGTGTCGGTGCAGCGCGTAAGGTGTCGGCGGTGCGCTGGAACGTCGCGAACAACATCGTCGTCGCGTGGATCATCACGCTTCCGGCATCCGGCATCGTTGCCGCGATATTCTATCTGCTGAGCGGACTCTGA
- a CDS encoding L,D-transpeptidase gives MRYVAFVLAAALAVLTCADAASAGVMVHIDKSSQRMMVAVDGRPAYVWPVSTGAGGFGTPTGHFRPRWMARSWFSTRYYGSPMPYSIFFHKGYAIHGTNYISRLGGPASHGCVRLHPGNARTLFMLVQRYGMGNTTIAISGGNPGYRMSRARAF, from the coding sequence ATGCGTTACGTTGCGTTCGTCCTCGCCGCTGCCCTTGCCGTGTTGACCTGCGCCGACGCCGCGTCGGCCGGCGTCATGGTGCACATCGACAAGTCCTCGCAGCGCATGATGGTCGCCGTCGATGGACGGCCGGCTTACGTCTGGCCGGTCTCGACCGGCGCCGGCGGCTTTGGCACGCCCACCGGGCACTTCCGCCCGCGCTGGATGGCGCGCAGTTGGTTCTCCACCCGCTACTACGGCTCGCCGATGCCGTACTCGATCTTCTTCCACAAGGGCTACGCGATCCACGGTACGAACTACATCTCCCGCCTCGGCGGCCCCGCCTCGCACGGCTGCGTGCGGCTGCATCCCGGCAACGCGCGCACGCTGTTCATGCTGGTGCAGCGGTACGGCATGGGCAACACCACGATTGCGATTTCCGGCGGCAATCCGGGCTATCGCATGAGCCGCGCCCGCGCGTTCTGA